The Vicia villosa cultivar HV-30 ecotype Madison, WI linkage group LG1, Vvil1.0, whole genome shotgun sequence genome includes a region encoding these proteins:
- the LOC131639652 gene encoding probable disease resistance protein At5g66900 gives MSNKANHLQVQKTAPSNEQVMAGLVEGALLGAVVQEGAKPITNQISKALNFKTTRKNLDSIVDRLMPYAEEIKLLDEESDPANGEPERLIQELKQAKELVNKYSKVPWWKFCFLPFYQGKLQALEEKIVRSITLVIAISTAVDVKRANSLVNDKGRQFNKVCDPPVKPDHTVGLDFLLNHLKNWVLSKDGSVRLLTGLPRSGKTTLATLLCWDDQVRVKFRKNIFFLSNTPNAENIVKNLFQHCGHDEPFLINDGDAVKQLSSLLKKIGESCPVMLVLDNVCPGLESFVESLQVQVPLCKILIISRVVFPRFEKLFVSPLSIDDAVTLFRRFALPDDGKRGAYVPDEEYIQQVANSCWGSPEALILTGGSLCGQPVAVWKKMVKMLSKGHSIAYSNPNLLNPLQQNLEDALENNPIIKECFMDLGLFFEEKKIPVAALIDMWTELNDLDDDNIDGMNFVHELDNMNLADIVVARKVTSHVDNYYNHHFLTQYDLLKEIAVIQARKKPYGQRERLIFDINENSWDQQNQQNTIARILSISTDKMLTADWSNIVKVEQIEVLILNLHTDKYTLPECIKDMTKLKVLIITNYNGFRFAELDNFEILGCLPNLRIIRLQQVSVPSLCKLNSLRKLSLYNCKTRHDFQSDAISISEVLPNLEELCIDYCKDLVTLPVGLCYITSLKKLSITRCINFLALPQEIGNLENLKVLRLSSCAELGEIPASIGNLHELHFLDISGCASLQTLPEEFGDMHNLKELHMTGFSTLPWSVTKLESLKYLICDQETAECWEHFKPSLPNLKIEEAEVNLFIIV, from the exons ATGTCCAACAAAGCAAATCATCTTCAGGTTCAGAAAACAGCTCCGTCGAACGAACAAG TTATGGCAGGGTTGGTGGAAGGGGCTCTTCTTGGTGCAGTGGTTCAAGAAGGAGCAAAACCAATCACAAACCAGATATCCAAAGCTTTGAATTTCAAAACCACACGCAAAAACCTAGACTCTATTGTGGATCGTCTCATGCCATATGCTGAAGAAATTAAACTGTTAGACGAGGAATCAGATCCTGCAAACGGAGAACCAGAGAGGCTAATACAAGAACTGAAACAAGCGAAGGAGTTAGTTAACAAATACTCCAAAGTCCCTTGGTGGAAATTTTGTTTTCTACCTTTTTACCAAGGAAAGCTTCAAGCTTTGGAAGAGAAAATTGTTAGATCCATTACCCTTGTTATCGCAATTAGTACGGCCGTGGATGTTAAAAGGGCAAACTCCTTAGTCAATGATAAGGGGAGGCAATTCAACAAGGTGTGTGATCCTCCTGTTAAACCTGATCACACTGTTGGGTTGGATTTTCTTTTGAATCATTTGAAGAATTGGGTGCTCAGTAAAGACGGGTCTGTACGTCTGTTAACTGGTTTGCCTAGATCCGGGAAAACCACTTTAGCTACTTTGCTATGTTGGGATGATCAAGTTAGAG ttaaatttagaaaaaatatattcTTCTTGTCGAATACTCCGAATGCGGAGAACATTGTGAAGAATTTGTTTCAACATTGTGGACATGATGAGCCTTTCCTCATAAACGACGGGGATGCCGTGAAACAATTGAGTAGCTTGCTGAAGAAAATTGGGGAAAGTTGTCCAGTGATGTTGGTTCTTGATAATGTTTGCCCAGGCTTAGAATCCTTTGTTGAGTCATTACAAGTTCAGGTTCCACTTTGTAAAATTTTGATAATTTCTAGAGTTGTGTTTCCACGATTTGAAAAGTTGTTCGTAAGTCCACTTAGCATTGATGATGCGGTTACCCTTTTCCGCCGCTTTGCACTACCAGATGATGGAAAAAGAGGAGCTTATGTTCCGGACGAAGAATATATACAACAG GTAGCAAACAGTTGCTGGGGTTCTCCAGAGGCCCTCATATTGACAGGTGGATCACTTTGCGGGCAACCTGTTGCGGTATGGAAAAAAATGGTGAAGATGTTATCCAAAGGTCATTCCATTgcttattctaatcctaatttgcTTAATCCCCTGCAACAAAATTTGGAGGATGCATTGGAAAATAATCCCATCATCAAGGAGTGCTTTATGGACCTTGGATTATtttttgaagagaaaaaaataCCTGTTGCCGCCCTCATTGACATGTGGACAGAACTGAACGATCTAGACGACGACAACATAGATGGAATGAACTTTGTTCATGAGCTAGATAACATGAATTTGGCTGATATTGTAGTTGCAAG GAAAGTGACCAGTCACGTCGACAATTACTACAACCACCATTTCCTTACTCAATATGACCTTCTTAAGGAGATAGCAGTTATTCAAGCCAGAAAAAAACCATATGGACAAAGGGAAAGGTTGATTTTCGACATTAATGAAAATAGTTGGGATCAACAAAACCAGCAAAATACCATTGCTCGCATATTGTCCATATCAACTG ACAAAATGCTGACCGCAGATTGGAGCAATATTGTGAAAGTCGAACAAATTGAGGTTCTGATTTTGAATCTTCATACTGATAAGTATACCTTACCAGAGTGCATAAAGGACATGACTAAACTGAAAGTATTGATCATCACCAATTATAATGGTTTCCGCTTTGCTGAACTTGACAATTTTGAGATACTTGGTTGTCTACCCAATCTTAGAATAATCAGATTGCAACAGGTTTCAGTTCCTTCCCTTTGCAAATTGAATAGTCTGCGAAAGTTGTCCCTTTACAATTGCAAAACAAGACATGATTTTCAAAGTGACGCCATTTCAATTTCAGAAGTACTCCCAAATCTGGAAGAATTGTGTATTGATTATTGCAAAGATTTAGTAACACTTCCTGTTGGGCTTTGTTATATTACATCCCTCAAGAAGCTCAGTATCACAAGGTGCATAAACTTTCTTGCACTGCCGCAAGAAATTGGAAACCTCGAGAATTTGAAAGTATTAAGACTTAGTTCTTGCGCTGAGTTGGGGGAGATACCAGCTTCAATTGGAAATCTTCACGAGCTACATTTTCTTGATATATCAGGTTGCGCAAGCCTTCAGACTTTACCAGAAGAATTTGGAGACATGCATAATCTAAAAGAGCTTCACATGACTGGTTTTTCAACATTGCCGTGGTCAGTCACAAAACTTGAGAGTTTAAAGTATTTAATATGTGACCAAGAGACTGCTGAATGTTGGGAACATTTCAAGCCTAGCCTTCCCAATCTAAAAATAGAAGAGGCTGAAGTTAACTTATTCATTATTGTATGA